The Struthio camelus isolate bStrCam1 chromosome 15, bStrCam1.hap1, whole genome shotgun sequence nucleotide sequence ctttgcaccgctgatcacaaccctccgagctctgccgttcagccagttttcaaaccacctcactgcctgctcatttCTGCTGTTACGCTACTCAgacagcctccctctccctcctagtAACACAAGACACTAGGTCTGTGACATTGACAAAGTAGACAGGTCTTTTAGCACTACACAAGCCCCCAAGCCTGCATTGTGTTCAACTCACTAAAACTACCAAAATGTCCCTCAATCACCTATTTGGTGACAAAGCAAGAATTTCCAACATCAATACCTTGACAGCACTCTAGCAACAAAAAGGTTTTGAGGATgcaaaagagacaggaaaaaaaaaaccaaacaaacaaacaacgcCCACCCCCAACAACAAACCTCAAAACCACCCCCCTGCCCAGAGGCATCATCACAAAGATATGGAAGCTTGATGTTACAGGGGACTGCGTGTTTACCTTGGTCACATTTCTGGTGAGCCTTCCAACATGCACTTTTGTAGGTCTGGGTGAGGGGCTCCGCCTCTTCCGCTCTTTCTCATCTCTCTTGGGTGGCTTAGATCTGATTTTGACAACACAAAATATTGTCTAGGAACATGCAAGACAAAAACTAGAAGCCAGTCCCTATCACATAATGAAAAAAAGTACCATTTCTCATGGGGTgcggggggagcagaggggaaggcatctttttccttaaagaagtTACAGGTTAAATGTTCCAAAGTAATGGAAGGGCAGTTTCCACTTGGAAACATCAAGACTCACACCTCTCTCTTCCGTTTTTGCTTTAGAACCTCTCAGAATTTTAGAGTGCCTTGTTTTTGCGAGTTCTCAACCTTACCACAATTAGGGTAACAAATGAGAAATTTAATGGACATTTCTTCAAAGTTGTTGGCCACAGTCATAGAATTTTACATTTATTGAAACAACAAAGACTACTAACATCCTTTGCCTTGACAATGAAAGAGGCAAAATGCAGACAGAAGCACAAAACCAGGAAATGTATAGATCCAATGACTtgtgtttctgtgttttctgttcaTTAGAAAGGGCCACAAACCTCACATCTACGAAACTATTTAAGTAGCtgcatgttgcatttttttttgcagttttaaaaaattatattctagaagatttttttaaattcactatgtagaaaaatttgtatttatgCTTCCTCCCAATTTTACTCTCCATAAAATGAGGGATATACTCAAAACACAATGGATTATAACACTTTAATAGATTTTATCAACCTTCAGCACCTTATTCACAGaattattcaaaggaaaaactgtATGGGCATATTAAGATAGTGTGGTTTCTACCCTTACAAAATATGCTTCCTTACGTTTCCCCCCTCCGTACCTAtagaaaaaatacacacacacatatacatacatgcacacatatcaTTTTAGCCCTAACTTCTCTTTTGGTATTTATGGGGTACATTTATGGGACTGGAATTTATGGGGTACACACAGTGTTTTACACTCATCTAGCACTCATTTACCTTCACACTTGTGGTCAAACGCTGACTAAAATTGCCTATGCAAAATACAATAGGTAACAAACacccttaaaaaacaacaactttgATCTCCCTCCCTACAGGGCATGTGTTTCAACTGTAAACATAAGGGTACCCCATTCTAATAAAATTCAGATCTCTATGTCACTGAGAAAGCAGAGACTTTTCTGAGAAATTTCTACTCTGACTGCAATCTTGTGTTCTCCATGGAAATTAAACTGCTACTTGGTGATTCTCAGAAGACAAATCAAACTCACTTGGAGCGGGAGCGTCTCCTGTTGTCATGTCTCCGTCGAGATGGACTCGGGGATCCAGAGGAGCTGCTGGAACTGGAACTGCGAGAGGTGCTAGAGCTCCCAGATCGGCTTGAGGCAGAAGAAGAACTAGAACCACTGCTTGAACCAGTGCTGGAACTGGACCCTGAACTAGAAGTTGAGCTGGAGCGGGATCTGTTGGGGAAAAAGCAAGAGTGGAATACCAAAAAAAACTTCTCCTGATGATTACAGAGAAAGGAATTATGAATTACAACAATGACTACTGACTCTCATGGTTCATTAGTTCAGCCAAAGGAAGTTCATACCTCACAAAAATAAAACCccttaaattagaaaaaaaaacttcactgtgacTAACAAGATGCAGGCTTTGAATAAGTCCATGACATGGGGAACACGTACCAGAAATCAGGTTGGTAGTTCCTACAAATGCTGTAAGGTGCTACTACCTGCGCTATTACTGAGAAGCAGTAAAGAAAAAGTAACTACCTGGTACTGCTGCTCCCACTGGAAGCACTGCGCCTTTTGCGTGTCTTGTCCCGACCACGATCCTTCTCACTTGATTCCTTGGTGGCTCCTTTATCCTTGGACCGGTCCTTTGATTTGTCTTCAGACCTATCCTTGCGCTTGGTTGGTGAGGGAGCCCTTCAAGAACAAATTGCAAaagacatactttaaaaaaaaaaaaacaaccctcaaacaagcaaataaaaaaaaaaaacccagaaaagcaACACAACACACTGAACGTCAATTGTTACTCAAGATCACCGTAACTGCAGAGGTAAAGCATAAGGCAAGTTCAGgctttttagaaaaaggaaaacattttacattACAGAGCAGCTTTC carries:
- the RNPS1 gene encoding RNA-binding protein with serine-rich domain 1 isoform X2, whose amino-acid sequence is MAPSPTKRKDRSEDKSKDRSKDKGATKESSEKDRGRDKTRKRRSASSGSSSTRSRSSSTSSSGSSSSTGSSSGSSSSSASSRSGSSSTSRSSSSSSSSGSPSPSRRRHDNRRRSRSKSKPPKRDEKERKRRSPSPRPTKVHVGRLTRNVTKDHIMEIFSTYGKIKMIDMPVDRLNPHLSKGYAYVEFENPDDAEKALKHMDGGQIDGQEITATAVLAPRPRPPPRRFSPPRRMLPPPPMWRRSPPRMRRRSRSPRRRSPVRRRSRSRSPGRRRHRSRSSSNSSR